A stretch of Polypterus senegalus isolate Bchr_013 chromosome 3, ASM1683550v1, whole genome shotgun sequence DNA encodes these proteins:
- the tmem167b gene encoding protein kish-B produces MTNVYSFDGILVFGLLFVCTCAYFRKVPRLKSWLLSEKKGVWGVFYKAAVIGTRLHVAVALSCMVMAFYVLFIK; encoded by the exons ATGACTAACG TGTATTCCTTTGATGGCATCTTGGTTTTTGGCCTGCTCTTTGTCTGTACATGTGCATACTTCAGGAAAGTGCCACGTCTGAAGTCTTGGCTCTTATCGGAAAAGAAGGGTGTCTGGGGTGTGTTCTACAAGG CTGCTGTAATAGGAACAAGACTTCATGTTGCAGTTGCTTTATCATGCATGGTGATGGctttttatgtcctttttataaAATGA